The nucleotide window ttggctcAGACCCTCGCACTTTGGGTTGATCATCGCACATTGGAGCGACTATCGCATTtaagagtcttacatatatatgatgatCTAGTTTGTTAAACTGTTATTGGGTGAAATGttgtctgacctgtttcatgCCGATTTATTTGCAGTTCttgattttgattatggataATTTCTAGGCACACGATCCCGACTCTgatatattcaggggtccgtgtttgccctatctATTATTTTTGTATGCGATTTTATGAGATGTGCTATCGTCACCTTTCTTAAACAGCCTTATTATTGATTGCTATGATTTCCTCAAGCTGTGGGCTCTATGAAGAGCATGGGTTACAAAATTAATTAAAGTTGTAAATTCTACTGGCGATATGTGCGTTTCTGTAGATTGCTTATTTTACGGGGGTATTTTACACCGCGAAATGATTAGTAGACGAAAAATCGTGAGAACATGGATTCGCTAGTGACTTGTTGATTAgagttcatttacatatatctcAGCAATATGTAGGAATATACCGTACATATAACACTGATTCGGAATTACTGTTTCTTGACgtcttaaaatttgtaaattgcCTACAATTTGTGTTCATTTAAGAACAAAAACACCAAAAGTGCAAATCAATGAGGAAAATGTCTTTTCCGTGGAATTACATGGAGTAGAATCACGAAACGAATACGAACTAGAGGAGATTCCCCAGAACGAGGTTGGCGATGTTGAGGATGAAATCATCACCGTAGAGTACAGTAATCTGACGTCACAAAGGGTCTCCATTGATCAGTTCATCAGAGAATTACCAGAAAAAAGAAGCAACGGAATCCTGGAGAAAGAATTCGATGTTTGCATTCAGTTTTATCATGAATCTCGTACTTTAAGTATTCAGCAAGGACTTATTAAGTCACCAAAGCACTTATAGTATATTTTCTGGTAATGATAAAAACACAAACCTATTTTCCCTTCATGAAAACATGTACACCACTCAATAAGTCgcacatgtatattgtatcattaaatgaatgaaataaactCTGATCTTTTTCCTTCATACAGAATTTAATGTATTTGCATCTTTCTGGTTGATTATAGGAACTTCCTACTGGACTACTAGAGTCCTATTCCAATGCTCTGAAGGCTTCCAGTAGAAAGGGGAATCGATACAAAGGAATTTATCCATGTGAGTACACACTTAATGACCTGTGCGacgttttttacattttgtctgGGAAAAACATTATTGTgattattgaaaaataaattcgATTTTCGAAAATTACATCTtgtatgtaaggtgaagataacgaacagtgatcaatctcataactcctacaagcaatacaaaatagatagtttggcaaacacggacccctggacacaccagaggtgggatcaggtgcctaggaggagtaagcatcccctgttgaccggtcacatccgccgtgagccccatatcctgatcaggtaatcggggttatccgcagtcaaaatcagtgtgccaagaacggcttaacaatcggtatgaaacacgtcagacagcatttgacccaatgcgaggttgtattgacgaactagattgttataacgaccatataatttgcgaaatgctgacttcaatcgagactgttgaaatccctgtaccatcaacttgtttgtcagtagcttacctcgatttaaaaactgactatacccagaacaagctcttgcatatcgaatcagttgagatatataaacatgcaTGAATTGCGACGTTTTTCGCAAGCAATCTTTAAAGGAAGCACTAacgtgcttcatgaagtatgctggtggAAAACGTcccagttcatgccctcatgtattttcagaacTGAAATTGTTTTCTTAAGTATTCACCATTTTAGTGTTAAGACTTGTTCAAATCTCATGGACATTTCTTCTCACGTCTCCAGTTTATAAGGAAGAAATTTGTTAAGTACTTCTTACTTACTCGTTATGTCATTTTAAGAACATTCACGACATGCATGAGagttttgagattttttttaatccattttcattaatttcttcGATTTGaagaatgtttttattaatagaTAGATAATTAGATATATAGATAAGCAGACAGATGGATGAACATCAGACTTGGTGGCTTAGTGGTTAGATAACCTAACTAGCCATACAAAGGTTTGAGGTTTGATACCCGATTGTTCCAAAGTATTTTCTCTGCCTCTTTGATACAGTAATGTACAATTATTCAACTTCCTGTAATATGCAATAGCTTTCTTTACATATGTACTTGCATCAATCAGAAATTATTTCTATTGATTATCCTTTTTAGATGATTATAATTGCGTGAAATTGATGAGAACATATGCAAATGAGAACGATGACTTTGTCAATGcatcttacatacatgtaagtatgtCATTACAATACTTACAAAATCACTAGACATCATTTCTGATATAATATGAATGAATAATTCCTAGATTTCGGATTGGCCGATACCTACAGCAGCACTAAAGGCCACTTGTTATATTTCCTTGAATGGATTTCCCACGCGCTAAATACCATAACAATCAAACAAACAAGGAAGTTATATCTTTCAAGCGAGGTCAAGTTTCAGTGATTTATTTTCAGGGTTTCAACAAAGAGCGAGCGTACATAGCCGCACAAGGTAGACCCACTATTAtagaaaatacatttacattttgaaaaacaagTCACTGATGCAAACAATTGAATTCTTTAACCCTTAATGCTACTGGATGGATAAGAACTATTTTTAAGAAAACTCACATATTTGTggttatttcatcaaaattgattaAGAATCTATCACTAAACCTTTAAACACACATAGGTCCTTTTAATCCCAAGACGTTAGAGGATTTCTGGACGATGATCTGGCAGAATGACGTCACAAGGATCGTCATGCTGACCAACCTTTACGAAGGAGATAGGGTAACTGCTCTAGAATTGGTAGAATGActatttgaattattggcgTTTTTATATTGGTTAAGGTATGACCCAGATGGCAGAAAATCTTAATGAAAGATAACAAACGAATATCCAGAAAGAAAATGTGGTAGACGAGTATGTTATGGGGCGAAATGTCAATAACACAGTTAAAGAAAAGcatttgtttacaataaaaaatCCCAACTTGCAGTCATTTATATCCATAAAGTAGTATCCGTTATTTGATTAGTGCTGAGCTGAATTCAGTCACAAGAATAAATCTTTTCATGGCACCGTGGAAATACGAAATCCCAAATCAGTTTAGTAGAGTTTAGAGTAATGTGAGGTTTTAATTGAAACATTGCAGTTCTAACTACAAATTATACAGTCTGTTTATATTTAAGCACTATTCTAGAAGGGTCTGTTTTACAAAGCAGAATATGAAATTGGTTACTAATGAAAGCTACTAAATGTTTCGTTAGTCACTTTGTTAAAATAGCCATTCATAAAAACATTCATGAGTTAATATCAATAAGCAATGGTTGGATAATGACTACAGTAAGCATACACTTCATTACAATAGACAGGGAAAATACTGAttaaattcaaaacattttatcCGAATGCAGATAGGTAAAACTCAAGTTATGTCTCTCAAATTGGATAGTatccatatcaaacatatctgtttattgtttttctttaaatcaaaCACTCTAATGATCTAACCGTTTGCTCTCTTAAACCATTGAGGTCTACGTGTTTCAGATGAAGTGTCTGAAGTACTGGCCGGACACGGATCTGGACATCGGTCAATACACCATAAGACTGGACAATGTGGATGTGTACGACCACTACGTGCTGAGATATATGGTTGTTCATTGTCAGGTGCTTATTTCCTCTGTTTTCTACATCACACACCAAGGTGTATTGAACTTTAATCATTCTTTGACATTTGTTAAAACTGCTACAGTTAGCATACCTTATAATCCATCTCCATATCGTCATGTGGGACATATTCCTTTCTAACATTAACCCATTAACCTGTACTTGTATTCATTCTAAAATGTAACACTctaaacatgtacataattacaaTGCAGGAAGAGGAGAAGAAAGTGATCCAGTTTCACTTCACCACCTGGCCAGACAATTACATTCCTGATGATCTGACGTCACTCTTTTACTTCCGTAACCTGGTCGGAAATGGATTGACCACATCTGATGGACCGATAGTCGTTCATTGCAGGTATACGAGTTAGGTGTTACCTATCATTGAAATAAGATTCTTACGTACAGTGTAGTTCATTATATAAAACAGCTTCATATCAGGGAACACCTTATCATATCATTATCGTTGATCTTGTAGTGCTGGAATTGGGAGAACTGGAACATTCATATCATTTGATTACCTCCTGGAAGAGGGCGCTGCAGAACAGACAGTTGATGTCAAGGGATACATTGCTTCTTTAAGACAGCAGCGCGGAGGATCTGTGCAAACTTGTGTAAGGCCCATATATATGTTGACAATATCACATGCTTCAGGGTATCCTGGCAGTACCATTCCCAACGTTCAGATTAGTATGGTCACTTCAGTCAGTGTGCTTTCACACTATCCGTATCTATTTGCCGTCTTCCGTCATGTATTGCGCGtctctgtgtgttgtttgtcgtACATATTTGAAAGAAAAGAGTTAAtacaaagaacagtgatcaatctcatataatCTATAACGAAAACAAAGTTTACAAGAATGCAAACATGAACTCCAGAAAACTCCAGAGGTCGACTCTGGGCCCAGGGGGGAGTGATTATCTCCTACTGATAGGTCACCGCCATGATTCCTATATTTCAATCAGCTAACATCAGCATGTAAGCCACGACACAACAATTGGCGTGAAAGACTTTGGCGATTATTCAACCCAACGATAGTTTGTATCAGCAAATAACATCATTACAACGAGCTTTGAGTTTTCAAACCTCTGATTTGAAGCCCATTAAAACTTATTTGTGTCTATACCCTGTATTGGAATATGATGCTGAACAAGCTGAAGTAATCCTGTTTATCATGAAGTTGAGTAGTCAGTTTACCTTTTGCGTctttgttaaataaatatttaaatgaaaatgagaaGATAAAATATGCCCCATAATAATGCAAAAGAGGTCAATTAGTAAAGGAGCACAATTGATGTTCATGAAAGTTCCAAAACACTGCTGAATGGAAGACTTCTTCGAAATCGTTTATGAGCAACTCCATTATCTTTTTACATCGATTTCAGAGTATATGTGCGTAAAATCAGAGTAAAGTTTAGCGAAGTAATATTTAGGATGACCGATCAAAGAATTTAGTATTTCCGTGTTCCACTTTCATAATGAAATTCTGATAATTTCTCTTTTCCTGTACTCAGAAAGATCCAGGCCAACATACATTTTCCGGTGTTGACGTTTTcctttttatgacaaatatattTTGCTAGAGCTTTAATTTTGAGATTTAGAAAAATTTGAagtaggatatatatatattaaacatgttGCTTGTATTATTTCAGGACCAGTACATCTTTCTTCATGAGGCACTTGTGGAAGGAATTTCAAACAGCAATGTTCACCATGGTTGTCTATCTGTGTTGTAACATATGGGTATATGAGAAAAATATAACATACTTACACACAAATAGTTTGCTTCATTTTCACATAAGGAGACATCAATATGACAAGAGTGTTTCGATGTCACGTAACAGGAACATAAGAATACCAAAGTACACTTCATTCCGTCGTGCATTGTTCATTTGTATATTCTATGCAGATTATTGTTTCAAAGTATGATTTTCTTCatgtcttatttaaaaaaaatcgcatTCCTAAtcagatattttaaatttttctttacGAGACCACGTTTTACTTGTTACTCATTTTGACTGTGCGTCATACATTGACATAAAGAATAGGGATTCACTAGttgatggtttttttttttacattcttaCGACACACCCATGGCATTTGAATAGATCGTTGGAATTCAACTGAATCGAATATACCTTGTTACTGATTATTATGCACAGCTGTCCAATTCTGAATGCTTAAACTAAAAGCATTCCGTtttaagaaaggtgaagataacgaatggtattcaaactcataactcctataagaaatacaaaatagatagttgggaagcACGGACCTATAGGTAAACCTGAGGTCGGATGAGGTCGTTATGAGGAGTAAGTATCACCTGTCCACT belongs to Ostrea edulis chromosome 7, xbOstEdul1.1, whole genome shotgun sequence and includes:
- the LOC130048081 gene encoding tyrosine-protein phosphatase non-receptor type 7-like, which gives rise to MDDIQEVSSNRGDQTQSIIVLFVLVVIAVVLVFIVAFRFKKRTKTPKVQINEENVFSVELHGVESRNEYELEEIPQNEVGDVEDEIITVEYSNLTSQRVSIDQFIRELPEKRSNGILEKEFDELPTGLLESYSNALKASSRKGNRYKGIYPYDYNCVKLMRTYANENDDFVNASYIHGFNKERAYIAAQGPFNPKTLEDFWTMIWQNDVTRIVMLTNLYEGDRMKCLKYWPDTDLDIGQYTIRLDNVDVYDHYVLRYMVVHCQEEEKKVIQFHFTTWPDNYIPDDLTSLFYFRNLVGNGLTTSDGPIVVHCSAGIGRTGTFISFDYLLEEGAAEQTVDVKGYIASLRQQRGGSVQTCDQYIFLHEALVEGISNSNVHHGCLSVL